GCATCGTGGTGGCGCACGAGGACCTCACCGACATCATCGCCGCACGGGAGGAGGTCGGAGAGCTTTCGGAGCGGCTTCTGGCCCTGCAGGATGAGGAGCGGCAGCGCATCGCGGCGGAGCTGCACGATTCCACCGCGCAGCATCTGGTCGCCATGGGCTTGAGCCTGATGCAGGTCGAGGCGATGGGGTTGCCGCCCGCCGGACGGCATATCCTTAACGAGATCGACCGCTCGCTCGAGGAGGCCCTGAAGGAACTGCGCCTCTTCACCTATCTGCTTCATCCGCCCGGGCTCGAGGCGGACGGATTGACCGAGACCATCCGGGGCTTTGCCGAAGGGTTCGCCGAACGGTCGGGCCTGTCCGTCACGACCCGGGTCGTCGAGAGCACGGGCCTGCTGCCTTCCGGTCTCCAGCGCGCCCTGTTCCGCATCGTCCAGGAGGGGCTTGCCAACGTGCATCGCCATGCCGGCGCCTCAAGGGCGAGGATCGTCCTGCGCCTGACGCCGGGTGCGGTGATCCTGTGCATCGGGGACGACGGGCGCGGCATGCGGCCCCGGCGCGGGGCGGCATCCGCTCAGCGCACATCCCTGGGTGTCGGCATCCCGGGGATGCGCATCCGACTCGGCCAGTTCGGCGGAAGCCTCAGGATCCGCAGCGGGCGGCGCGGGACCGTCGTCCGAGCGGCGGTTCCGCGGGAAACCGATGGCGCGCCGTCGGCGGCAGGCGAGGCGGTCAGGGTTTCTTGAGGCGGTTCTCAGGGTTTGCCCCAGCTTCTGAGGCCGAGCTTTTGGGCTATAAGGAAGGATCGCGGCGGAGGGACCTGGGAGCATGATACGCATCCTGATCGCCGATGACCACGACGTCGTCCGCTCAGGTCTCCACACGATCCTGAGCGGTCAGCCGGGATGGGACGTCGTCGCGGAGGCCGAGGATGGTCGCCGGGCGGTGCAGCTCGCGGCTGAGATCCAGCCCGACGTCGCCATTCTCGATTACCAGCTTCCATCCCTGAACGGCGTCGACGCCACCCGCGAGATCCGGGCCGTTGCCCCGCAGACCGAGGTGCTGATCTTCACCATGCACGAGAGCGAGCCGCTCCTGCGGGAATTGCTGGAGGCTGGGGCGCGCGGCTACCTGCTCAAGTCGGATGCCCGCAAGTTCCTGATCGCCGCGGTGGAATCGCTCTCGCACCACAAGCCCTTCTTCACCGGTCGGGTCTCCGAGACGCTGTTGAACGCTTACCTGGCGAAGGGACATGTTCCCGACGGTGCCCTGACGGCGCGGGAGCGCAGCGTGGTCCAGCTCATCGCGGAGGGCCGCAGCAACAAGGAGGTGGCCCAGATCCTCGGGCTCAATCCCAAGACGGTGGAAAGCCATCGGGCCTCGGCTATGCGCAAGGTCAACGCCACTTCCACCGCGACCCTGGTGCGCTACGCCATCCGCAACAGGCTCGTCGAGCCGTAACGGACTGACCCTTCGAAACCGCCGAGG
This window of the Microvirga sp. TS319 genome carries:
- a CDS encoding response regulator, whose amino-acid sequence is MIRILIADDHDVVRSGLHTILSGQPGWDVVAEAEDGRRAVQLAAEIQPDVAILDYQLPSLNGVDATREIRAVAPQTEVLIFTMHESEPLLRELLEAGARGYLLKSDARKFLIAAVESLSHHKPFFTGRVSETLLNAYLAKGHVPDGALTARERSVVQLIAEGRSNKEVAQILGLNPKTVESHRASAMRKVNATSTATLVRYAIRNRLVEP